A single region of the Nocardioides sp. W7 genome encodes:
- a CDS encoding acetaldehyde dehydrogenase (acetylating): MSQKLTAAIVGPGNIGTDLMFKLLRSDVIEPRWMIGVDPSSEGLKLAAAQGLEATHEGVDWLLKQDQLPDLIFEATSAYVHREYAPRYEEAGIRAVDLTPAAVGPAVIPPVNGQEHVAAMNVNMITCGGQATIPMVAAVSRAVASYGGVSYAEIVASVSSMSAGPGTRANIDEFTRTTAAGVQSIGGAERGKAIIILNPAEPPMIMRDTIYCAVSPDADRDAIVQSVFAMEKAVQEYVPGYRLLQEPQLDEPSPATQGQLKVSVFVEVEGAGDYLPPYAGNLDIMTAAATQVGQNIARSLL; encoded by the coding sequence GTGAGCCAGAAGCTGACCGCTGCGATCGTGGGGCCCGGCAACATCGGCACCGACCTGATGTTCAAGCTGTTGCGCAGCGACGTGATCGAGCCACGCTGGATGATCGGCGTCGACCCGTCGAGCGAGGGGCTCAAGCTCGCCGCGGCCCAGGGGCTGGAGGCGACGCACGAGGGGGTCGACTGGCTGCTGAAGCAGGACCAGCTGCCCGACCTGATCTTCGAGGCGACCTCGGCGTACGTGCACCGGGAGTACGCCCCGCGCTACGAGGAGGCGGGCATCCGCGCGGTCGACCTGACCCCGGCCGCGGTCGGCCCGGCGGTGATCCCGCCGGTCAACGGCCAGGAGCACGTCGCCGCGATGAACGTCAACATGATCACCTGCGGCGGCCAGGCCACGATCCCGATGGTCGCGGCGGTCTCGCGCGCGGTCGCGTCGTACGGCGGGGTGTCGTACGCCGAGATCGTGGCGTCGGTCTCGAGCATGTCGGCCGGGCCCGGCACCCGCGCCAACATCGACGAGTTCACCCGCACCACCGCCGCCGGGGTGCAGAGCATCGGCGGAGCCGAGCGGGGCAAGGCGATCATCATCCTGAACCCGGCCGAGCCGCCGATGATCATGCGCGACACGATCTACTGCGCGGTGTCGCCCGACGCCGACCGCGACGCGATCGTGCAGTCGGTCTTCGCCATGGAGAAGGCGGTCCAGGAGTACGTCCCGGGCTACCGGCTGCTCCAGGAGCCGCAGCTCGACGAGCCCTCGCCCGCGACCCAGGGGCAGCTGAAGGTCTCCGTCTTCGTCGAGGTGGAGGGCGCCGGCGACTACCTGCCGCCGTACGCCGGCAACCTCGACATCATGACCGCCGCGGCC
- a CDS encoding fumarylacetoacetate hydrolase family protein, with protein MTDQDVVEAAVARIAQAQATRVPCAPVRDLIGTDDLPAAYAVQQGLVRARLAGGVSVVGRKIGATSEAVQRQLGVDQPDFGYLLSDMDVSDGAAGGGPISMRTLVQPRVEAEVAFVLGRDIDPPDGAEITLEVVRDAVEVALPALEIVDSRIADWDIEFTDTVADNASSGLFVVGRDGRGLDDLVPRDVTMSLTINGEERSSGTGAACLGDPLEALRWLAVQAQRFGDPLRAGHLILSGALGPFVPFAPGDRVSASISGFEPLTVEFEE; from the coding sequence GTGACCGATCAGGACGTCGTCGAGGCCGCCGTCGCGCGGATCGCCCAGGCCCAGGCGACCCGGGTGCCGTGCGCCCCCGTGCGCGACCTGATCGGCACCGACGACCTCCCGGCGGCGTACGCCGTGCAGCAGGGTCTGGTCCGGGCGCGGCTCGCGGGGGGAGTCTCGGTGGTGGGGCGCAAGATCGGCGCCACCTCCGAGGCCGTGCAGCGCCAGCTCGGGGTCGACCAGCCCGACTTCGGCTACCTGCTCAGCGACATGGATGTGAGCGACGGCGCCGCCGGTGGCGGCCCGATCTCGATGCGCACCCTGGTGCAGCCCCGGGTCGAGGCCGAGGTCGCCTTCGTCCTCGGCCGGGACATCGACCCACCCGACGGAGCCGAGATCACCCTCGAGGTCGTGCGGGACGCCGTCGAGGTGGCCCTGCCGGCGCTCGAGATCGTCGACTCGCGGATCGCCGACTGGGACATCGAGTTCACCGACACCGTCGCCGACAACGCCTCCAGCGGGCTGTTCGTCGTGGGCCGCGACGGCCGCGGCCTCGACGACCTGGTGCCGCGCGACGTCACGATGTCGCTGACCATCAACGGCGAGGAGCGCTCGTCGGGCACCGGCGCCGCCTGCCTCGGCGACCCGCTCGAGGCGCTGCGCTGGCTCGCCGTACAGGCCCAGCGCTTCGGTGACCCGCTGCGCGCCGGCCACCTGATCCTGTCCGGGGCCCTGGGCCCATTCGTGCCGTTCGCACCGGGAGACCGGGTGTCGGCGTCGATCAGCGGATTCGAGCCGCTGACTGTCGAGTTCGAGGAGTAG
- the kstD gene encoding 3-oxosteroid 1-dehydrogenase encodes MTGSTTAPSTGVLPTEVDVVVVGAGGAGMTAALAARKQGLETVLVEKSAYFGGSTARSGGGVWLPGNYALKAAGQTDDLARSKQYLDAIVGDVVPKVRRDTYVERGAEVLDFVREHTPLRFTWVPQYADYHPEQPGGRPEGRSCEPIPLDARFLGEELERLHPQYTKAPANMIVTQADFRKISLGMRTIRGPITMVKVAIKRIISGLLGRKMFAMGNAIAIGLRKGLIDAGVPVHYETELTDLLIEDGRVTGVVVRRGPDGAETETIRARRGVILGSGGFERNLEMREKYQPQPTSVDWTTGSEFNTGGGILAGIAAGAETDLLDDAWWGPTIPLPNGPWFCLAERNLPGSIIVNQAGERFMNEALPYVEAVHAIYDGEATGVGHVPAWMIIDQRYRNRYVFAGLMPRQPFPGRWLKSGAVVKADSLADLAAEIGVPAESLGATVDRFNGFARTGVDQDFHRGESAYDKYYSDPTVKPNPSLHTIDEGPFYAVKIVPGDLGTKGGLVTDERARVVRPDGSVIPGLYAAGNVSSAVMGHTYAGPGATIGPAMAFGYLAAEDIARTAGTSSSPKSA; translated from the coding sequence ATGACGGGTAGTACGACAGCGCCTTCGACAGGGGTCCTTCCCACCGAGGTGGACGTGGTGGTGGTCGGGGCCGGCGGGGCCGGGATGACCGCCGCGCTCGCCGCGCGCAAGCAGGGGCTGGAGACCGTCCTCGTCGAGAAGAGCGCCTACTTCGGCGGCTCGACCGCGCGCAGCGGCGGCGGCGTCTGGCTGCCGGGCAACTACGCGTTGAAGGCCGCCGGCCAGACCGACGACCTCGCCCGCTCCAAGCAGTACCTCGACGCCATCGTCGGCGACGTCGTCCCGAAGGTCCGCCGTGACACCTACGTCGAGCGCGGCGCCGAGGTCCTCGACTTCGTCCGGGAGCACACCCCGCTGCGCTTCACCTGGGTGCCGCAGTACGCCGACTACCACCCCGAGCAGCCCGGCGGGCGCCCGGAGGGACGCAGCTGCGAGCCGATCCCGCTGGACGCGCGCTTCCTCGGCGAGGAGCTGGAGCGACTGCACCCGCAGTACACCAAGGCACCGGCCAACATGATCGTGACGCAGGCCGACTTCCGGAAGATCAGCCTCGGGATGCGCACCATCCGCGGCCCGATCACGATGGTCAAGGTGGCGATCAAGCGGATCATCAGCGGGCTGCTGGGTCGCAAGATGTTCGCGATGGGCAACGCCATCGCGATCGGCCTGCGCAAGGGCCTGATCGACGCGGGCGTCCCGGTCCACTACGAGACCGAGCTGACCGATCTGCTGATCGAGGACGGCCGGGTCACCGGCGTCGTCGTACGACGGGGCCCCGACGGCGCCGAGACCGAGACCATCCGCGCCCGCCGCGGCGTGATCCTGGGCAGCGGCGGCTTCGAGCGCAACCTGGAGATGCGCGAGAAGTACCAGCCGCAGCCGACCTCGGTCGACTGGACGACCGGCTCCGAGTTCAACACCGGCGGCGGCATCCTGGCCGGCATCGCGGCGGGCGCCGAGACCGACCTGCTCGACGACGCCTGGTGGGGCCCGACCATCCCGCTCCCCAACGGCCCGTGGTTCTGCCTCGCCGAGCGCAACCTGCCCGGCTCGATCATCGTCAACCAGGCGGGCGAGCGGTTCATGAACGAGGCGCTGCCGTACGTCGAGGCCGTGCACGCGATCTACGACGGCGAGGCGACCGGCGTCGGGCACGTGCCGGCCTGGATGATCATCGACCAGCGCTACCGCAACCGCTACGTCTTCGCCGGCCTGATGCCGCGCCAGCCCTTCCCGGGCCGGTGGTTGAAGAGCGGCGCCGTGGTGAAGGCCGACTCGCTGGCCGACCTGGCCGCGGAGATCGGCGTACCCGCCGAGTCGCTCGGCGCGACCGTCGACCGTTTCAACGGCTTCGCGCGCACCGGTGTCGACCAGGACTTCCACCGCGGCGAGAGCGCCTACGACAAGTACTACTCCGACCCCACGGTCAAGCCGAACCCGTCCCTGCACACCATCGACGAGGGCCCGTTCTACGCCGTCAAGATCGTGCCCGGCGACCTCGGCACCAAGGGCGGCCTGGTCACCGACGAGCGCGCCCGCGTGGTGCGGCCCGACGGCTCGGTGATCCCCGGGCTGTACGCCGCCGGCAACGTCTCCTCCGCCGTCATGGGGCACACCTACGCAGGACCCGGCGCCACCATCGGGCCGGCGATGGCCTTCGGCTATCTCGCGGCGGAGGACATCGCCCGGACGGCCGGGACGTCCTCGTCGCCGAAGAGCGCCTGA
- a CDS encoding MaoC family dehydratase has translation MPIDPTVAIGADTGSQEFSWSESDVLLYHLVIGATDLSYTLEGPALQVLPSFGVVAPTFHMSDPPPLDLPGCDINLAQIVHGSQSISVTGPLPTSGTATVSTRISDIWDKGKAAVIWQEGVAVSPSGQELWTTRSSMFVKGEGGWGGDRGTATPVVPPERAPDTDTSYDVLPQQALLYRLCGDRNPLHADPDFAKAAGFPAPILHGLCTYGIVLRTLTEQLLGGDASTVAGFGVKFAGVLFPGETIRVRGWREDGRIIGSATVAGGERDGAPVLGDVVLTTA, from the coding sequence ATGCCCATCGACCCGACCGTCGCCATCGGCGCCGACACCGGCAGCCAGGAGTTCTCCTGGTCCGAGAGCGACGTGTTGCTCTACCACCTCGTCATCGGCGCGACCGACCTCTCCTACACCCTCGAGGGTCCGGCCCTGCAGGTGCTGCCGTCCTTCGGCGTCGTCGCCCCGACATTCCACATGAGCGACCCGCCGCCGCTGGACCTCCCCGGCTGCGACATCAACCTGGCCCAGATCGTGCACGGCTCGCAGTCGATCAGCGTGACCGGCCCGCTGCCCACCTCGGGCACCGCCACGGTCTCGACCCGGATCAGCGACATCTGGGACAAGGGCAAGGCCGCCGTGATCTGGCAGGAGGGCGTCGCCGTCTCGCCGTCCGGCCAGGAGCTGTGGACCACCCGCTCGTCGATGTTCGTCAAGGGCGAGGGCGGCTGGGGCGGCGACCGCGGCACGGCCACGCCGGTGGTGCCGCCCGAGCGCGCGCCCGACACCGACACGTCGTACGACGTGCTGCCGCAGCAGGCGCTGCTCTACCGGCTGTGCGGCGACCGCAACCCGCTGCACGCCGACCCGGACTTCGCGAAGGCCGCCGGCTTCCCGGCGCCGATCCTGCACGGCCTGTGCACCTACGGCATCGTGCTGCGGACCCTGACCGAGCAGCTGCTCGGCGGTGACGCGTCCACCGTCGCCGGCTTCGGGGTGAAGTTCGCGGGCGTGCTGTTCCCGGGCGAGACGATCCGGGTGCGGGGCTGGCGCGAGGACGGCCGGATCATCGGCTCGGCCACGGTCGCGGGCGGCGAGCGCGACGGCGCGCCGGTGCTCGGCGACGTCGTACTGACGACCGCCTGA
- a CDS encoding DUF480 domain-containing protein: MIDLPVLDAEEQRVLGALLEKQRTVPASYPLSLTALRTACNQTSSREPVVDYDEHTVEQVGRRLKEKGLLRIVWSDTGRRTLKYHQVLDEALGLGDDERALLTVLLLRGPNAPGELRSRSERLHPFADRGEVESCLTALAERGLVRELPRQPGQHDPRWTHLLGEVAAPVTAVTRAPGVDRETPVADGAEARDDRVRATYGAVAETYAERLSDELDGLPFERWLLDRVAAHADGGPVVEVGSGPGHVTAYLAAAGADARGLDLTPEMVEQARARHPGVRYDVGHLRRLMRPETAPGWRAVLAWYSLIHLAESELPASLMALLRPIDAGGWLVLAMHAGDEVRRITSWFDQEVPAIDVVGHDPATIVALLEAAGLVDVEWYLRGPMAERGESTQRLYVLGRVPT, translated from the coding sequence GTGATCGACCTCCCCGTCCTGGATGCCGAGGAGCAGCGGGTGCTCGGCGCCCTGCTCGAGAAGCAGCGGACCGTCCCGGCGTCGTACCCCCTCTCGCTCACTGCGCTACGCACCGCCTGCAACCAGACCAGCAGCCGCGAGCCGGTCGTCGACTACGACGAGCACACCGTCGAGCAGGTCGGTCGCCGGCTCAAGGAGAAGGGCCTGCTGCGGATCGTCTGGTCCGACACCGGCCGCCGGACGCTGAAGTACCACCAGGTCCTCGACGAGGCGCTCGGCCTCGGCGACGACGAGCGCGCGTTGCTGACGGTGCTCCTGCTCCGCGGCCCGAACGCGCCGGGCGAGCTGCGCTCGCGCTCCGAGCGGCTGCACCCGTTCGCCGACCGCGGCGAGGTCGAGAGCTGCCTGACCGCGCTGGCCGAGCGCGGGCTGGTCCGCGAGCTGCCGCGGCAGCCCGGCCAGCACGACCCGCGCTGGACACACCTGCTGGGCGAGGTCGCCGCGCCGGTCACCGCCGTGACGAGGGCACCGGGGGTCGACCGCGAGACCCCGGTCGCGGACGGCGCGGAGGCCCGGGACGACCGGGTGCGGGCGACGTACGGCGCCGTCGCGGAGACCTACGCCGAGCGGCTGTCCGACGAGCTGGACGGACTGCCGTTCGAGAGGTGGCTGCTGGACCGGGTGGCCGCGCACGCCGACGGCGGGCCGGTCGTCGAGGTCGGCAGCGGGCCGGGCCACGTGACCGCCTACCTCGCCGCTGCCGGAGCCGACGCCCGTGGGCTCGACCTGACTCCCGAGATGGTCGAGCAGGCCCGGGCGCGTCATCCCGGGGTCCGCTACGACGTCGGCCACCTCCGGCGGCTGATGCGCCCCGAGACCGCTCCGGGCTGGCGGGCGGTGCTCGCGTGGTACTCCCTGATCCACCTGGCGGAGTCCGAGCTGCCCGCCTCGCTGATGGCGTTGCTGCGCCCGATCGACGCGGGCGGGTGGCTGGTGCTCGCGATGCACGCCGGTGACGAGGTGCGGCGGATCACGAGCTGGTTCGACCAGGAGGTGCCGGCGATCGACGTCGTGGGCCACGACCCGGCCACGATCGTCGCGCTCCTCGAGGCGGCCGGCCTGGTCGACGTCGAGTGGTACCTCCGCGGCCCCATGGCCGAGCGCGGCGAGTCCACCCAGCGCCTCTACGTCCTAGGCCGGGTCCCCACCTAG
- a CDS encoding SatD family protein, translating to MAEMKPPPIVVIGDVVGSRTAAHRGRLHDRLSAALAETNRRWDADLRITVGDEYQGTLPSLGAATAAVLWLRVALLPEHDLRHGIARGDVRILDSRTGVQDGPGWWAARAAIDEVHDLAGRPATRGARTTYREADDVGGGPAPGLPGALRAALLARDELVGRLDERSLSVLRGLLAGRTQREIAAELGLSGSAVSQRVRRDGIGVVLQTTAWLEDLG from the coding sequence ATGGCTGAGATGAAGCCCCCGCCGATCGTCGTCATCGGCGACGTGGTGGGCTCGCGCACGGCGGCGCACCGGGGCCGGCTGCACGACCGGTTGAGCGCGGCGCTCGCGGAGACGAACCGCCGATGGGACGCCGACCTGCGGATCACGGTCGGTGACGAGTACCAGGGCACCTTGCCGAGCCTGGGCGCGGCGACGGCTGCGGTGCTCTGGTTGCGGGTCGCGCTGCTCCCCGAGCACGACCTCAGGCACGGGATCGCGCGCGGCGACGTGCGGATCCTCGACTCCCGGACCGGGGTCCAGGACGGGCCCGGATGGTGGGCCGCTCGAGCGGCGATCGACGAGGTCCACGACCTCGCCGGCCGGCCGGCCACCCGCGGCGCGCGGACGACGTACCGGGAGGCCGACGACGTGGGCGGCGGCCCGGCACCGGGGCTTCCGGGGGCCCTCCGGGCGGCGCTGCTCGCCCGCGACGAGCTGGTCGGACGCCTCGACGAGCGGTCCCTGTCGGTGCTGCGTGGTCTGCTGGCCGGACGGACGCAGCGGGAGATCGCCGCCGAGCTCGGCCTGTCGGGTTCGGCGGTCTCCCAGCGGGTCCGGCGCGACGGCATCGGGGTGGTGCTGCAGACGACGGCGTGGCTGGAGGACCTGGGGTGA
- a CDS encoding enoyl-CoA hydratase/isomerase family protein, with amino-acid sequence MATTVTLEVNDGVAVVTLDGPDRLNVFTAGTGRELSAAYQACESDDDVRVIVLTGAGRAFCAGADLSPEARSFAAPGSEFSASPVRPPAFELSKLVVAAVNGHAIGIGLTIALQADVRIVAEDAKLAVPQVRFGLVGDAQSHWTLRRLAGTAVAADLLLTGRTITGREAAERGIASFARPAAQVLPAALELAREVAAAADPLAVAASKRILWGELSASETERAETEAHRRLMGR; translated from the coding sequence ATGGCGACCACAGTGACGCTCGAGGTGAACGACGGGGTCGCGGTGGTGACCCTCGACGGGCCGGACCGGCTCAACGTCTTCACCGCCGGGACCGGCCGGGAGCTGAGCGCGGCCTACCAGGCCTGCGAGTCCGACGACGACGTGCGCGTGATCGTGCTGACCGGCGCCGGTCGGGCCTTCTGCGCGGGCGCGGACCTCTCGCCCGAGGCGCGGTCGTTCGCCGCGCCGGGCTCGGAGTTCAGCGCGTCGCCGGTTCGGCCGCCGGCGTTCGAGCTATCGAAGCTGGTGGTCGCGGCGGTCAACGGGCACGCGATCGGCATCGGGCTGACCATCGCGCTGCAGGCCGACGTCCGGATCGTCGCGGAGGACGCGAAGCTGGCGGTGCCGCAGGTGCGCTTCGGCCTGGTCGGCGATGCCCAGAGCCACTGGACGCTCCGTCGCCTGGCGGGTACGGCGGTGGCCGCCGACCTGCTCCTGACCGGGCGCACGATCACCGGCCGCGAGGCGGCGGAGCGGGGGATCGCCTCGTTCGCGCGGCCCGCGGCGCAGGTGCTGCCGGCCGCCCTGGAGCTGGCGCGCGAGGTCGCCGCCGCGGCGGATCCGCTGGCGGTGGCGGCCAGCAAGCGGATCCTGTGGGGTGAGCTGTCGGCGAGCGAGACCGAGCGGGCGGAGACCGAGGCGCACCGGCGCCTCATGGGCAGATAG
- a CDS encoding NADPH:quinone reductase: MRAVTYSETGPSRVLRLVERDQPAPGPGEVRVRMVRAGVNPTDWKFRATQMNGEYDEVAPGQDGAGVIDAVGPGVAGFAEGDRVWLVLAQYGRWLGTAAEYTVQPVERVVHLPVGASYDLGASLGVPAVTAHRALTAGEDVSRLSPGAMSGMTVLVAGGAGAVGNAAIQLARWAGATVLTTVSSDEKAALAIAAGAHQSVNYRVADAASELRALCPEGVDLVVEVALAQNVGLDVEVLRNRGTIAYYADNGGAEASVPVRGTFAKNLRLQGLLLYTLGADLLEAATIDVNAAAANGAIRVGDEVGMPLHHYPLEELAAAHDAVEAGAVGKVLVDVAEE, encoded by the coding sequence ATGCGAGCGGTGACGTACAGCGAGACCGGCCCCTCCAGGGTGCTGAGGCTGGTCGAGCGCGACCAGCCCGCGCCGGGTCCCGGGGAGGTGCGGGTGCGGATGGTCCGGGCCGGGGTGAACCCGACGGACTGGAAGTTCCGCGCGACCCAGATGAACGGCGAGTACGACGAGGTCGCGCCCGGTCAGGACGGCGCCGGTGTCATCGACGCGGTCGGACCCGGGGTCGCCGGCTTCGCCGAGGGCGACCGGGTCTGGCTGGTGCTCGCGCAGTACGGCCGCTGGCTCGGCACCGCCGCCGAGTACACCGTCCAGCCCGTCGAGCGCGTGGTGCACCTGCCCGTCGGTGCGTCGTACGACCTCGGTGCCTCCCTGGGCGTGCCCGCCGTCACCGCGCACCGCGCCCTGACGGCCGGCGAGGACGTCAGCCGCCTCTCGCCCGGTGCGATGTCGGGGATGACCGTCCTGGTCGCCGGGGGAGCGGGGGCGGTCGGCAACGCGGCGATCCAGCTCGCCCGGTGGGCCGGCGCGACCGTGCTGACGACGGTCAGCAGTGACGAGAAGGCGGCCCTGGCGATCGCCGCCGGGGCTCACCAGAGCGTGAACTACCGCGTCGCCGATGCCGCGAGCGAGCTTCGCGCCCTGTGCCCCGAGGGGGTCGACCTCGTCGTCGAGGTCGCGCTCGCCCAGAACGTCGGGCTCGACGTCGAGGTGCTGCGCAACCGCGGGACGATCGCCTACTACGCCGACAACGGGGGCGCCGAGGCGTCGGTGCCGGTGCGGGGCACGTTCGCGAAGAACCTGCGGCTGCAGGGGCTGTTGCTCTACACCCTCGGCGCCGACCTGCTCGAGGCGGCGACGATCGACGTCAATGCCGCTGCCGCCAACGGTGCGATCCGGGTCGGCGACGAGGTCGGGATGCCGCTGCACCACTACCCGCTGGAGGAGCTCGCCGCCGCGCACGACGCCGTCGAGGCGGGGGCTGTCGGCAAGGTGCTGGTCGACGTCGCCGAGGAGTGA
- a CDS encoding cupin domain-containing protein has translation MTEHVVVTRPGGGRGTWAMGSLFEHLLEAPRDAVGLGVALVTQPPGIATPLHRHTREAEAFYLLEGRMSYRAGEETHDLDAGCFMYLPAGIPHAFRIRGEAPARFLALTAPGGLLNLYDEVGIPATELRLPGADGLTPEVEIPRWAEVGPRYGLEVLGPPIPE, from the coding sequence ATGACCGAGCACGTCGTCGTCACCAGGCCGGGCGGTGGCCGCGGGACCTGGGCCATGGGGTCCCTCTTCGAGCACCTGCTGGAGGCGCCGCGCGACGCGGTGGGTCTCGGCGTCGCCCTGGTGACCCAGCCGCCGGGCATCGCGACGCCGCTGCACCGGCACACCCGGGAGGCCGAGGCCTTCTACCTGCTCGAGGGGCGAATGAGCTACCGGGCGGGAGAGGAGACGCACGACCTCGACGCCGGCTGCTTCATGTACCTGCCCGCCGGGATCCCGCACGCGTTCCGGATCCGGGGCGAGGCGCCGGCACGGTTCCTGGCGCTGACCGCGCCCGGCGGGTTGCTGAACCTGTACGACGAGGTGGGCATCCCGGCGACCGAGCTGCGCCTGCCGGGCGCCGACGGGCTGACGCCCGAGGTCGAGATCCCGCGCTGGGCCGAGGTCGGGCCGCGCTACGGTCTCGAGGTGCTGGGCCCGCCGATCCCGGAGTGA
- a CDS encoding TetR/AcrR family transcriptional regulator → MTEPVNSPGSTRRYDSSRRRAAADATRRAVLEAAHDLFVRQGYDATSVAEVAQAAGVAVDTVYASVGRKPRLLLAVHDLVLGEGAGAVAAEQRAYVQRVRAAPDARAKLGAYAEAMGRLLPRTTPLLDALRAAAATDDGCRTVWQELTERRAANMRLLAADLRSTGELRDDLTDDDVADLVWSMNGPEYFGLLASRGRTPEEYAALTADVWTRTLLR, encoded by the coding sequence GTGACCGAGCCCGTCAACAGCCCCGGCAGCACGCGTCGCTACGACTCGAGCCGGCGGCGGGCGGCGGCCGACGCCACCCGTCGCGCGGTGCTCGAGGCCGCCCACGACCTCTTCGTCCGCCAGGGGTACGACGCCACGTCGGTCGCCGAGGTCGCGCAGGCCGCGGGGGTCGCCGTCGACACCGTCTACGCCAGCGTCGGCCGCAAGCCCCGGCTGCTGCTCGCCGTCCACGACCTCGTCCTCGGCGAGGGCGCCGGTGCGGTCGCTGCGGAGCAGCGTGCCTACGTGCAGCGGGTGCGTGCGGCGCCCGACGCGCGCGCCAAGCTCGGCGCCTACGCCGAGGCGATGGGTCGGCTGCTGCCCCGCACCACTCCGCTCCTGGACGCGCTCCGCGCCGCCGCCGCGACCGACGACGGCTGCCGCACGGTCTGGCAGGAGCTGACCGAGCGCCGCGCCGCGAACATGCGCCTGCTCGCCGCCGACCTGCGCAGCACCGGCGAGCTCCGCGACGACCTCACCGACGACGACGTGGCCGACCTGGTCTGGTCGATGAACGGCCCGGAGTACTTCGGGCTCCTGGCCTCGCGCGGACGCACGCCCGAGGAGTACGCCGCCCTGACGGCCGACGTCTGGACCCGCACCCTGCTCCGCTGA
- a CDS encoding NAD(P)/FAD-dependent oxidoreductase: MVEKQVDVIVIGLGPGGEYAAQKLAEAGLTVVGVERALVGGECPFYGCIPSKMIIRAADALAEAHRASGLGGQVSVTPDWGLVAERIDKQATNHWNDESHTARLEEAGVEIVRGHGRLDGTGRVTVDGTTYVAARGVVLNAGTEPATPPIEGLAGTPYWTNREVMRLTELPASLVVIGGGPIGAELAQAFSRFGVRVTVLEAADRILGPAEPEAAAVIADVFAREGIEVVTGADIARVSHDGSFHVQVGERTIDAEQLLVAAGRRTNLADLGLETVGLDPTARVVDVDERLRAGERLWAVGDITGKGQFTHVSMYQAARVVGDILGRPVPGADYRALTWVTFTDPEVAAVGMTEQQARDAGLRVVTGHADISESNRGWIHQAGNDGIVKVVADADRGILVGASVVSPAGGEVIGLLATAVHAEVPVATLKGMHFAYPTFHRTIESALDDLGDV; the protein is encoded by the coding sequence ATGGTGGAGAAGCAGGTCGACGTGATCGTGATCGGACTCGGACCCGGCGGCGAGTACGCCGCCCAGAAGCTCGCCGAGGCCGGGCTCACCGTCGTCGGCGTCGAGCGCGCCCTGGTGGGCGGCGAGTGCCCGTTCTACGGCTGCATCCCCTCGAAGATGATCATCCGCGCGGCGGACGCGCTCGCCGAGGCGCACCGGGCGTCCGGGCTCGGCGGTCAGGTGAGCGTGACCCCGGACTGGGGCCTGGTCGCGGAGCGGATCGACAAGCAGGCCACCAACCACTGGAACGACGAGTCGCACACCGCCCGGCTGGAGGAGGCGGGCGTCGAGATCGTCCGCGGCCACGGCCGGCTCGACGGCACCGGACGGGTCACCGTCGACGGCACGACGTACGTCGCGGCCCGCGGCGTCGTCCTCAACGCGGGCACCGAGCCGGCGACGCCGCCGATCGAGGGGCTGGCGGGCACGCCGTACTGGACCAACCGCGAGGTGATGCGGCTGACCGAGCTGCCCGCGAGCCTGGTGGTCATCGGGGGCGGCCCGATCGGGGCCGAGCTCGCCCAGGCGTTCAGCCGGTTCGGCGTGCGGGTCACCGTCCTGGAGGCGGCCGATCGGATCCTCGGGCCGGCCGAGCCGGAGGCCGCCGCCGTGATCGCGGACGTCTTCGCCCGTGAGGGGATCGAGGTCGTCACCGGGGCCGACATCGCCCGGGTCAGCCACGACGGGTCCTTCCACGTGCAGGTCGGCGAGCGGACGATCGACGCCGAGCAGCTGCTGGTCGCGGCCGGGCGGCGTACCAACCTCGCGGACCTCGGGCTGGAGACGGTCGGCCTGGACCCCACGGCCCGGGTCGTCGACGTCGACGAGCGGCTGCGGGCCGGCGAGCGGCTCTGGGCGGTCGGCGACATCACCGGCAAGGGCCAGTTCACCCATGTGTCGATGTACCAGGCCGCCCGGGTGGTGGGCGACATCCTCGGTCGACCGGTCCCGGGCGCGGACTATCGCGCGCTCACCTGGGTCACCTTCACCGACCCGGAGGTCGCGGCCGTCGGGATGACCGAGCAGCAGGCCCGCGACGCGGGGCTGCGCGTCGTCACCGGGCACGCCGACATCTCGGAGTCGAACCGAGGCTGGATCCACCAGGCCGGGAACGACGGCATCGTGAAGGTCGTCGCCGACGCGGACCGGGGGATCCTGGTCGGGGCGAGTGTGGTCAGCCCCGCCGGCGGCGAGGTGATCGGGCTGCTCGCGACGGCGGTGCACGCCGAGGTCCCGGTGGCGACCCTGAAGGGCATGCACTTCGCCTACCCCACCTTCCACCGCACCATCGAGTCGGCCCTGGACGACCTCGGCGACGTGTGA